From the Melospiza georgiana isolate bMelGeo1 chromosome 25, bMelGeo1.pri, whole genome shotgun sequence genome, one window contains:
- the LOC131093451 gene encoding olfactory receptor 14J1-like: protein MSNSSSIGHFLLLALADTRQLQLLHFCLLLGISLAALLGNGLIISAVACGHHLHTPMFFFLLNLALSDLGSICTTVPKAMHNSLWDTRNISDTGCAAQLFFFLFFTGAEFSLLTIMCYDRYVSICKPLHYGTLLGSRACAHMAAAAWASGFVYSLLHTANTFSLPLCHGNALGQFFCEIPQILKLSCSKYYLRELGFLAVSVCLAFGCFLFIVFSYVQIFRAVLRIPSEQGRHKAFSTCLPHLAVVSLFLSTGSFANLKPPSMSSPSLDLTLSVLYSVVPPALNPLIYSLRNQELKAAVWRLMTGCFQEH, encoded by the coding sequence atgtccaacagcagctccatcgGCCACTTCCTCCTTCTAGCActggcagacacgcggcagctgcagctcctgcacttctgcctcttgctgggcatctccctggctgccctcctgggcaatggcctcatcatcagtgccgtagcctgcggccaccacctgcacacacccatgttcttcttcctgctcaacctggcactcagcgacctgggctccatctgcaccactgtccccaaagccatgcacaattccctctgggacaccaggaacatctccgacacaggatgtgctgctcagctctttttctttctgttttttacTGGAGCAGAGTTCtccctcctgaccatcatgtgctatgaccgctacgtgtccatctgcaaacccctgcactacgggaccctcctgggcagcagagcttgtgcccacatggcagcagctgcctgggccagtggctTTGTCTATTCACTGCTGCACAcggccaatacattttccctgcccctgtgccatggcaacgccctgggccagttcttctgtgaaatcccacagatcctcaagctctcctgttCTAAATACTACCTCAGGGAACTGGGATTTCTTGCTGTTAGTGTTTGTTTAGCATTTGGTTGCTTTttattcattgttttctcctatgtgcagatcttcagggccgTGCTGAgaatcccctctgagcagggacggcacaaagccttttccacatgcctccctcacctggccgtgGTCTCACTGTTCCTCAGTACTGGATCATTTGCTAACCTGAAACctccctccatgtcctccccatccctggatctgaccctgtcagttctgtactcggtggtgcctccagccctgaaccccctcatctacagcctgaggaaccaggagctcaaggctgcagtgtggagactgatgactggatgctttcaggaacattaa